A part of Tessaracoccus timonensis genomic DNA contains:
- the treZ gene encoding malto-oligosyltrehalose trehalohydrolase produces the protein MRDFTRPALWAPRANRVDLVVDETSRPMHPDAERAGWWVADAALEPGSRYAFSLDGGSPRPDPRSLAQPDGPHGASRIVDPAAIDRPQWEGVDLRGGVLYELHVGTFTDEGTFDAAIGKLDYLVELGVDAVEVMPVADFPGRWGWGYDGVGQYAVHQAYGGPEAFVRFIDACHARGLGVILDVVYNHLGPEGNYLGEFGPYFTDKHQTPWGAALNLDQEHADEVRAFFLGAAHQWLARFQCDGLRLDAVHALADDSEQHFLAEIADASLAWEQKLGRPLFITAESDLNQPSMVSPTNSVAFARGMDAQWADDVHHALHAFFTGETQGYYVDFGTAEVLDKALTRVFIHDGTYSTFRGEDWGAPVEPTTPLYDGHSFITFIQNHDQVGNRAAGDRLSDADRQAAAAALLLLAPFTPMIFMGEEWAASTPFPFFADLGDELAPLVSEGRAREFAEMGWSDEVPDPQAESTFTSAKLRWAERDGEGHRRMLAWYRTLLALRRVLPGATDPTLDATSVDVVDADTVVMHRPGFAVAATRGDAAVDVPVDGKLLAAWGDATQEGDGRWLLPGAGAIVVATEG, from the coding sequence ATGCGTGATTTCACCCGTCCAGCACTGTGGGCACCCCGAGCCAACCGCGTCGACCTCGTCGTCGATGAAACTTCCCGACCGATGCACCCCGACGCAGAACGCGCCGGCTGGTGGGTAGCCGACGCCGCGCTCGAACCCGGCTCCCGCTACGCCTTTTCCCTCGACGGCGGCTCGCCTCGCCCGGATCCACGCAGCCTCGCCCAGCCTGACGGTCCGCACGGCGCCAGCCGCATCGTCGACCCCGCAGCCATCGACCGCCCACAGTGGGAGGGCGTCGATCTCCGCGGCGGCGTGCTGTACGAGCTGCACGTCGGCACCTTCACTGACGAGGGCACCTTCGACGCGGCTATCGGCAAGCTGGACTACCTCGTCGAGTTGGGCGTCGACGCAGTGGAGGTGATGCCCGTCGCGGATTTTCCTGGGCGCTGGGGCTGGGGGTACGACGGCGTCGGGCAATACGCCGTGCATCAGGCGTACGGCGGGCCGGAGGCGTTCGTGCGGTTCATCGACGCCTGCCACGCGCGCGGGCTGGGCGTGATCCTCGACGTCGTCTACAACCACCTCGGCCCGGAGGGCAACTACCTCGGAGAGTTCGGACCCTACTTCACCGACAAGCACCAGACGCCGTGGGGTGCGGCACTCAACCTGGATCAGGAGCACGCCGACGAGGTGCGCGCGTTCTTCCTCGGAGCAGCGCATCAGTGGCTCGCGCGGTTCCAGTGCGACGGGTTGCGCCTCGACGCGGTGCACGCGCTCGCGGACGATTCGGAGCAGCATTTCCTCGCGGAGATCGCCGACGCATCCCTCGCTTGGGAGCAGAAGCTCGGCCGCCCGCTGTTCATCACCGCTGAGTCGGATTTGAACCAGCCCTCCATGGTGAGCCCGACGAACTCCGTCGCCTTCGCACGCGGCATGGACGCCCAGTGGGCCGATGACGTGCACCACGCGCTGCACGCATTCTTCACCGGCGAGACGCAGGGCTACTACGTCGACTTCGGCACCGCCGAAGTGCTCGACAAGGCACTCACTAGGGTATTCATCCACGACGGCACCTATTCGACGTTCCGCGGCGAAGACTGGGGCGCACCCGTCGAGCCCACCACTCCGCTGTACGACGGGCACTCATTCATCACGTTCATCCAGAACCACGACCAGGTGGGCAACCGCGCCGCCGGCGACCGCCTGAGCGACGCCGACCGCCAGGCCGCAGCCGCCGCGCTGCTCCTGCTGGCCCCGTTCACGCCGATGATCTTCATGGGCGAGGAGTGGGCGGCCTCGACACCGTTCCCGTTCTTCGCCGACCTCGGAGACGAGCTGGCCCCACTCGTCTCCGAGGGTCGCGCGCGCGAGTTCGCCGAGATGGGGTGGAGCGACGAGGTCCCCGACCCACAAGCCGAATCGACGTTTACCTCTGCCAAGCTGCGCTGGGCCGAGCGCGACGGCGAGGGGCATCGTCGGATGTTGGCGTGGTACCGCACCCTCCTCGCGCTGAGACGAGTGCTCCCGGGCGCGACGGACCCGACGCTGGATGCGACGTCGGTGGATGTCGTCGACGCCGACACCGTCGTGATGCACCGGCCCGGGTTCGCCGTCGCGGCCACGCGGGGCGATGCGGCGGTGGATGTGCCCGTCGACGGGAAACTGCTTGCGGCATGGGGCGACGCCACCCAAGAGGGCGACGGCCGCTGGCTGCTTCCCGGCGCGGGTGCCATCGTCGTCGCGACGGAAGGCTGA
- a CDS encoding type II toxin-antitoxin system VapB family antitoxin, translated as MAINVKHPATDALARELAALTGESLTTAVRRSIEERHARVQRARSRSMSNAHIMSIIERAKRLPRLDETPSDQYLYGEDGLPS; from the coding sequence ATGGCGATCAATGTCAAACACCCAGCCACTGACGCACTCGCACGGGAGCTGGCGGCGCTCACCGGCGAGTCGCTCACGACGGCCGTGCGCCGCTCCATCGAGGAGCGCCATGCGCGCGTGCAGCGAGCACGCAGCCGAAGCATGTCCAACGCCCACATCATGAGCATCATCGAGCGTGCCAAGCGTCTCCCTCGCCTCGATGAAACCCCATCTGACCAGTACCTCTACGGTGAAGATGGGCTGCCCTCGTGA